Proteins from one Microcaecilia unicolor chromosome 2, aMicUni1.1, whole genome shotgun sequence genomic window:
- the LOC115461965 gene encoding olfactory receptor 5F1-like — MVLRQGLVERRNHGNHSGVTEFLVVGLSSVQEPHVSLFLMFLAIYLITIIGNLLIFTLITSDSRLHTPMYFFLANLSLVDIIFSSSTVPSLLTNVLGTKKTISFLGCFTQLYFFQYFMVVECYLLAVMAYDRYMAICHPLNYPVRMNRLVRIYLAAGCWISGLISSIVQVVSVSTLDFCGPNILDHFFCDVTPLFKLSCSDTTISEGLFMLVVVFAGMGPLLFILTTYVLIITAILKIRSTEGRRRTFSTCASHFIVVGLYYGSGIFSYIWPTTPYAKKNNLKVVAVLYTIVTPMLNPIIYSLRNREVKMALKKIISKVVMSQ; from the coding sequence GTCTCGTAGAGCGTAGGAATCATGGAAATCATTCTGGTGTGACTGAATTCCTTGTTGTGGGACTCTCCAGTGTCCAGGAGCCACACGTTTCACTCTTTTTAATGTTTCTCGCCATCTACCTTATCACCATCATAGGGAACCTGCTTATCTTCACCCTCATCACTAGTGACTCGCGCCTTCACACTCCCATGTATTTCTTTCTGGCCAACCTCTCTTTGGTTGACATCATCTTCTCTTCTTCTACTGTTCCAAGTCTGCTCACCAATGTCCTGGGTACAAAGAAGACCATTTCCTTTTTAGGCTGTTTCACTCAATTATACTTCTTCCAGTACTTTATGGTGGTGGAGTGTTACCTACTAGCTGTCATGGCTTATGACCGCTACATGGCAATCTGTCATCCTTTAAACTACCCTGTTCGAATGAATAGGCTCGTGCGGATCTACCTGGCAGCTGGCTGTTGGATAAGTGGTTTAATCAGCTCCATAGTCCAAGTGGTCTCAGTGTCTACTCTGGACTTCTGTGGCCCTAATATATTAGACCACTTCTTCTGTGATGTCACCCCCCTCTTCAAGCTCTCTTGCTCTGATACAACCATTAGTGAGGGTCTTTTCATGTTGGTGGTGGTGTTTGCTGGGATGGGCCCCTTGCTTTTTATCCTCACCACTTATGTCCTCATTATAACAGCCATTCTGAAGATACGTTCAACTGAGGGCCGGCGTCGAACGTTCTCTACCTGTGCTTCTCATTTCATTGTAGTTGGGTTGTACTATGGAAGTGGAATATTCAGTTATATCTGGCCAACTACCCCCTATGCTAAGAAAAATAACCTGAAGGTGGTGGCAGTGCTCTACACGATTGTTACGCCGATGCTGAACCCCATCATCTATAGCCTGAGAAATAGAGAAGTGAAGATGGCActgaagaaaattatcagcaaagTGGTCATGTCACAATGA